CGTCGTGCTGCAACCGTGTGGATGGCGGCATTCCGTGAAAGCCACTCCCAGCCAGAACGAAACAATTTTCTGGCGCGTCGTGAGCTGTGTTTACGGAAAAGCAGCAAGCGCGCTGTATCGAGTGATGAGTGGTATCTGTCAGGGAATTACGTGGGGGCGTAATGACGACGTTAACTCAATGCCAGCAGCAGGTGCTGGATATGCTGATTTCTTATCAGAAAGAGCGTGGCTTTCCGCCAACCAATCAGGAGGTGGCAACCATGCTGGGATACCGTTCAGTGAATGCAGCGGTAGAGCATCTTCGCGCACTGGAGAAAAAAGGCGTCATCACGATAAAGCGTGGCGTGGCCCGGGGGATAACGCTTCATACCGCGGTGAAGGACGACGACAGCGAGGCGGTCGGGATTATCCGCGCACTGCTTGCCGGTGAGGAAAACGCAAGGCTGCGTGCAACCCACTGGTTACATGAGAGGGGCCTGAAAGTATGAAGCTGATCCTGCCTTTTCCGCCCAGCGTGAACACGTACTGGCGACACCCCAACAAAGGGGCGTTTGCTGGTAAGAGCCTGATAAGCGCGGCGGGGCGAAAATTCCAGAGCGCAGCGTGCGCAGCAATAGTTGAGCAGTTACGTCGTCTGCCGAAACCAACGTCGGCACCTGCTTCAGTGGAGATCGTGTTGTTTCCTCCGGATAACCGGATCCGCGATCTGGACAACTATAACAAGGCGCTGTTTGACGCCCTGACCCACGCGGGTGTGTGGGAAGACGACAGCCAAGTGAAAAGAATGTTGGTGGAGTGGGGACCGGTTATCCCGGAAGGGAAGGTCGAGATCACTATCAGTAAGTACGAGAAACCGGCGGGTGCAGCCGCCTGATTAAGAGGAGAAACGAAGTATGAATAATCTGATGGTCATTGATGGTATTGAAGTTCGTCGTGATGCTTATGGGCGTTACAGCCTGAACGATCTGCACAGGGCTGCCGGTTCTCTGGATAAGCATAAGCCTGCATTCTGGCTCCGCAATGAGC
The nucleotide sequence above comes from Escherichia coli. Encoded proteins:
- a CDS encoding LexA family transcriptional regulator, yielding MTTLTQCQQQVLDMLISYQKERGFPPTNQEVATMLGYRSVNAAVEHLRALEKKGVITIKRGVARGITLHTAVKDDDSEAVGIIRALLAGEENARLRATHWLHERGLKV
- a CDS encoding RusA family crossover junction endodeoxyribonuclease → MKLILPFPPSVNTYWRHPNKGAFAGKSLISAAGRKFQSAACAAIVEQLRRLPKPTSAPASVEIVLFPPDNRIRDLDNYNKALFDALTHAGVWEDDSQVKRMLVEWGPVIPEGKVEITISKYEKPAGAAA